The Mercurialis annua linkage group LG2, ddMerAnnu1.2, whole genome shotgun sequence genome contains a region encoding:
- the LOC126668808 gene encoding uncharacterized protein LOC126668808, whose amino-acid sequence MISGGRSYVSSPPAFSNDAKRLLVCSGNSVSIFSTTTGLQIVSLEGHTAGVTTVIVVPGSKILSYCWTASLDGTIRYWDFSVPELIKTIDIKFPVFSMVIPSLLSKQAETSKEKHKLYAYVSIGNTNQTENQSKTLQGQIRKCNLTNSGLVGGLTLAETQQSETLTVSPSGKYFGIRTKRKLHIWNVPSTDADRVAVTKLTLHHTKNLAAVAFHPTERIVAAGDVTGRILIWRGYGNGSFGGSNRVMSGRSINNDEERPGVRGDDDAESCTTWHWHPSEVKTLSFSSDGAYLYSGGKEGVLVVWQLDTGKKKFLPRVGSPLLYYTDSPDPSLSSISCADNQIHILKMPSMGILRSISGIKLPCLFPEMFKGLSSGIAFNHDTGLVAVRAENYCIQLYSLLDDRGISEVQVCERNHQPGDEVTVVVALVALSPDGSMMGTVEVKLAEEGLGGLVCLKFWVLGSDNKFSLSTIVYEPHRDAEISSITFHPTRCMAVTSSYGGDFKVWVCNNGIQRKDQVLTNSKWTCYAVASYKKKPMTAATFSHDGSVLAVAAETVITLWDPDKNVLVAVVGEIYSPIRTLSFVGTSEYLVSASWGSKPHLAIWSMSKLSMSWSYRLHAEAVASAADESSFAALVLLPELSKSDQSNETTKTKDGAILFFNAADPVPTATWLVNKANGGALAFLQLNQSSAEENMVDGNRPGALLAYINGEHEYVLFDPHGKELGTLKQNGVLSLEEAGKFGYASLYGELPEIDLKRTETSLVSSMPSERPWDTIFSGSSHNLPPLTKLCSAFLESLLEKRTAVVE is encoded by the exons TTTTCCGTGCCGGAGTTGATTAAAACCATAGATATTAAGTTTCCTGTTTTCTCTATg GTGATTCCATCTTTGTTAAGCAAACAAGCTGAGACAAGTAAAGAAAAGCATAAACTTTATGCTTATGTGTCTATTGGAAACACTAATCAGACTGAAAATCAGTCTAAAACTTTACAAGGACAAATCAGGAAATGTAACCTCACTAATTCTGGACTTGTTGGTGGACTAACTTTGGCAGAG ACACAGCAATCAGAAACTTTAACTGTTAGTCCATCTGGAAAATATTTTGGTATCCGGACCAAGCGCAAGCTTCACATATGGAATGTTCCTAGTACAGACGCTGACCGTGTAGCGGTTACGAAGCTCACACTTCATCATACAAAAAACTTGGCAGCTGTTGCATTCCACCCAACTGAAAGAATTGTTGCTGCAGGAGATGTGACCGGTAGAATTTTGATTTGGAGGGGGTATGGAAATGGATCATTTGGTGGGAGTAATAGAGTAATGAGTGGAAGATCGATAAATAATGATGAAGAAAGACCTGGAGTGAGGGGTGATGATGATGCAGAGTCTTGCACCACATGGCATTGGCACCCTTCCGAAGTAAAAACGCTCTCTTTCTCTTCAGATGGAGCCTATTTATATTCAG GTGGAAAGGAGGGAGTTCTCGTGGTTTGGCAACTAGATACAGGGAAGAAGAAATTTTTGCCAAGAGTAGGGTCTCCACTGCTGTACTATACAGACTCTCCAGATCCTTCTCTTTCTTCA ATATCATGTGCAGATAATCAAATTCATATATTAAAGATGCCTTCTATGGGTATTTTGAGGTCCATTTCTGGTATTAAG CTTCCATGTTTATTTCCAGAGATGTTCAAAGGCTTATCTAGTGGGATTGCTTTCAATCATGATACTGGATTAGTTGCTGTGCGAGCTGAGAACTACTGTATCCAGCTATATAGTCTACTTGATGACCGTGGAATTTCTGAG GTCCAAGTTTGTGAGAGAAACCATCAACCAGGCGATGAAGTCACG gttGTGGTGGCTTTAGTTGCTCTTTCACCGGATGGCTCTATGATGGGAACTGTTGAGGTGAAGCTTGCCGAGGAGGGTTTAGGTGGATTGGTGTGTCTTAAGTTTTGGGTATTGGGATCAGATAATAAATTCAGCTTGTCTACCATTGTTTATGAACCTCACAG GGATGCTGAAATTTCTTCAATCACTTTCCATCCTACTCGTTGTATGGCTGTAACGTCATCTTATGGCGGGGATTTTAAG GTGTGGGTTTGTAACAATGGCATTCAGCGGAAAGATCAAGTGCTTACAAATTCTAAGTGGACTTGTTATGCTGTTGCCTCATATAA AAAAAAGCCAATGACAGCAGCTACTTTTTCTCATGATGGTTCCGTTCTGGCAGTTGCTGCTGAAACTGTTATTACATTATGGGATCCTGACAAGAATGTTCTTGTGGCTGTAGTTGGGGAGATTTACTCA CCAATTCGGACTCTCTCATTTGTTGGGACGTCTGAGTATCTTGTTTCTGCATCCTGGGGTTCTAAACCACATTTAGCCATTTGGAGCATGTCAAAGCTTTCTATGTCTTGGTCATACAGGCTTCATGCAGAAG CTGTAGCCAGTGCAGCAGATGAATCGTCTTTTGCTGCTCTTGTTCTCCTCCCTGAATTATCTAAATCAGATCAATCTAATGAAACAACTAAAACAAAAGATGGagcaattttatttttcaatgcAGCAGATCCTGTTCCTACGGCTACGTGGTTGGTGAATAAG GCCAATGGAGGGGCCCTTGCGTTTCTTCAATTAAATCAATCTTCTGCAGAAGAAAACATGGTTGATGGGAACCGGCCTGGAGCATTGCTTGCATATATAAATGGTGAACATGAGTATGTTCTATTTGATCCTCACGGCAAAGAACTCGGCACATTGAAGCAGAATGGTGTTCTTAGCCTTGAAGAAGCAG GGAAATTCGGGTACGCATCTCTGTACGGGGAGCTACCAGAGATCGATTTGAAAAGAACGGAAACTTCATTGGTTTCATCTATGCCTTCTGAGAGGCCGTGGGATACCATATTTAGTGGCTCATCACATAATCTTCCTCCCCTCACTAAACTATGTTCAGCATTTTTGGAATCTCTGTTGGAGAAGAGGACTGCTGTTGTAGAGTGA